The following proteins are encoded in a genomic region of Marasmius oreades isolate 03SP1 chromosome 10, whole genome shotgun sequence:
- a CDS encoding uncharacterized protein (antiSMASH:Cluster_10.3) has translation MSVSSPIRAQDKKPEKRVRFCEFQDSPALILQPSQSPFTSPPNPKFSPTSTTSGFTLTSEMSDCSPTSIVRRNADLLSFGTFFSAPLSPGSFSDGEALVEEVMSPASPTITLSAPTIAPHGPIVIIPSRDSIEIQPISSVAESDEDYYESFLDSFFTVRESRAPEQNQVSSTVFEHVSRISKPSPEPPSSEKANGKTCFPFTQLVPARRERPARLLSPPTIVLPEHDECPSSPHSPVVKVLRPRPPSLSLAKSLPRMSVAPLDTAEADDGSSIFSYYKGSPCYSTPSCYSTPSTSDGPPEEFDLQFEVDLESGSQVAVLTPVYRSYVELDQDDGDDECTRFEGVGQWLEPAVKQDEDEEEQPIRALRSRGRRASFTVSSSTNYLQPPRTSFTSNVMKFEHYLRGPVLNRKEGSGHRKSKRGVVILGPSMSISTSTSPSTPFLLKTPKSPSFSDAGMVALFHLMKSRSRIFPPRQNLLVFEEDGAHRRTRKPMISIEV, from the coding sequence GTTCTCACCCACTTCTACGACAAGTGGCTTCACATTAACGTCCGAAATGTCCGACTGCTCACCCACCAGTATCGTGCGCAGAAATGCCGATCTACTATCTTTTGGGACGTTCTTTTCTGCACCACTCTCTCCCGGGTCTTTTTCTGATGGAGAAGCACTCGTTGAAGAGGTGATGTCTCCTGCAAGTCCGACTATAACATTATCTGCACCGACGATAGCACCGCACGGTCCCATCGTCATCATACCGTCTCGGGACAGCATAGAGATACAACCCATCTCTTCTGTCGCGGAATCCGACGAGGATTACTATGAAAGCTTTCTggattctttctttactgtcAGGGAATCTCGCGCACCTGAACAAAACCAAGTTTCATCCACAGTCTTCGAACACGTGTCTAGGATATCGAAGCCTTCACCAGAGCCTCCTTCAAGCGAGAAAGCGAATGGGAAAACTTGTTTCCCGTTTACTCAACTTGTTCCGGCTCGGAGAGAACGACCCGCCCGACTGTTATCACCTCCAACTATCGTCCTTCCGGAACACGACGAATGTCCATCCTCGCCACACTCTCCTGTGGTGAAGGTTTTACGCCCTCGTCCTCCGTCATTGTCGCTAGCCAAATCTCTTCCTAGGATGAGTGTTGCACCCCTTGACACTGCAGAAGCAGACGACGGTTCTTCCATCTTTAGCTATTACAAAGGCTCTCCTTGTTACTCCACACCCTCCTGTTATTCCACACCCTCCACATCCGATGGTCCGCCCGAAGAGTTTGACCTGCAATTTGAGGTGGACCTTGAATCGGGCTCGCAAGTAGCAGTTCTAACGCCTGTATATCGCTCATATGTCGAACTCGATCAGGATGACGGTGACGACGAGTGTACGCGGTTTGAGGGTGTTGGACAATGGCTGGAGCCGGCGGTTAAGCaggatgaggacgaggaagaacaaCCCATACGTGCCCTTCGATCCCGAGGCCGCCGGGCGTCATTTACCGTGTCTTCTTCGACCAACTATCTACAGCCTCCCAGAACCTCCTTTACCTCGAATGTAATGAAGTTTGAGCATTACCTCCGAGGGCCGGTGCTGAATAGAAAAGAAGGCTCCGGTCATCGCAAGAGCAAGAGAGGAGTTGTGATCCTAGGGCCTTCCATGTCCATATCCACGTCCACGTCTCCTTCGACGCCGTTTTTACTGAAAACGCCCAAGTCGCCTTCGTTTTCGGATGCTGGAATGGTTGCGCTGTTTCATCTGATGAAATCCCGGTCACGAATCTTCCCCCCGAGGCAAAACTTGCTCGTGTTTGAAGAAGACGGAGCACATCGTCGAACGAGGAAGCCTATGATTTCTATTGAGGTTTGA